A single window of Senegalia massiliensis DNA harbors:
- the pepF gene encoding oligoendopeptidase F → MSKLKNRSEVDKSLTWDLSDIFSSEGEYEKTLENVVKESKLIEKEYKGKLDNSSTILICLEKYEKVYENVILTSNYAYLAVSVDQTDSGMQTLFNKNNSLISEILSRLTFIESELKEVKENILDESINKTDKYKNYLKDIKRSKPYTLDPEVEKSFASLSPILDSPENIYSQAKLADMDFPSFEVNGVEYPLSFVLYENSYQGNKDTDLRRKAFDLFSNKIGEYKNTIATAYQTQIQKEKIMSSMRGFNSVFEYLLFDQKVDRELYDRQIDIIMEKLTPHMRKYAKLIKRIYNLDEITFADLKVSIDPDYDPEVTIEESKEYIKGALSVMGEDYLNMVMKSYDERWVDFAQNKGKSTGGFCATPFGVHPYILLSWNGLMSEVFTLVHELGHGGHFLLSQENNNVFDESPSLYFIEAPSTINEMLLSNYLINKEDDPRFKRWVLSSMITNTYFHNFVTHLLEAHYQREVYKIIDRGESVYAEKLSEIKRNTLEKFWGEDVKINKGAELTWMRQPHYYMGLYPYTYSAGLTVATEVSKRILNEGEKAVEDWLNVLKAGGTKTPVELAKMAGVDITTDKPLNETIDYIGKVIDEIIELTNQIEGN, encoded by the coding sequence AAGAATATAAAGGTAAATTAGATAATTCATCAACTATATTAATTTGTCTTGAAAAATATGAGAAAGTATATGAAAATGTAATATTAACAAGTAATTATGCTTATCTTGCAGTTTCAGTTGATCAAACGGATTCAGGTATGCAAACTTTATTTAATAAGAACAATAGTTTGATTTCAGAAATTTTAAGTAGACTTACATTTATAGAAAGTGAACTAAAAGAAGTAAAAGAAAATATATTAGATGAGTCTATAAATAAAACAGATAAATATAAAAATTATTTAAAAGATATAAAAAGAAGTAAACCTTATACACTTGATCCAGAAGTTGAAAAATCATTTGCAAGTCTTTCACCAATTTTAGATTCTCCAGAAAATATATATAGTCAAGCAAAACTTGCTGATATGGATTTTCCAAGTTTTGAAGTCAATGGAGTTGAATACCCACTTAGTTTTGTACTTTATGAAAACTCTTATCAAGGAAATAAAGATACAGATTTAAGAAGAAAAGCATTTGATCTATTTTCAAATAAGATAGGTGAATATAAAAATACAATAGCCACTGCATATCAGACTCAAATACAAAAAGAAAAAATAATGAGTTCCATGAGAGGTTTTAATTCTGTATTTGAATATTTACTTTTTGACCAAAAAGTAGATAGAGAGCTTTATGATAGACAGATAGATATAATTATGGAAAAATTAACTCCTCATATGAGAAAGTATGCTAAATTAATAAAGAGAATATATAATTTAGATGAAATTACCTTTGCAGATTTAAAAGTTTCTATTGATCCTGATTATGACCCTGAAGTTACAATAGAAGAGTCTAAAGAGTATATAAAAGGTGCATTATCAGTTATGGGAGAAGACTATTTAAATATGGTTATGAAATCATATGATGAAAGATGGGTAGATTTTGCTCAAAATAAAGGGAAATCTACAGGAGGTTTTTGTGCAACTCCTTTTGGAGTTCATCCATATATATTATTATCTTGGAATGGTCTTATGAGTGAAGTATTTACTTTGGTTCATGAATTGGGTCATGGCGGTCACTTCTTACTTTCTCAAGAAAATAATAATGTATTCGATGAATCACCTTCACTTTATTTTATAGAGGCACCTTCAACTATAAATGAAATGCTTTTAAGTAATTATTTGATAAATAAAGAAGATGATCCTAGATTTAAAAGATGGGTTTTATCTTCAATGATTACAAACACTTATTTCCATAATTTTGTGACTCATTTATTAGAGGCACATTATCAAAGAGAAGTTTACAAAATTATTGATAGAGGAGAAAGTGTATATGCAGAAAAATTAAGTGAAATAAAAAGAAATACATTAGAAAAGTTTTGGGGAGAAGATGTAAAGATAAATAAAGGAGCAGAGTTAACTTGGATGAGACAGCCTCATTATTATATGGGACTTTATCCATATACTTATAGTGCTGGACTTACTGTAGCTACAGAAGTTAGTAAAAGAATATTAAATGAAGGAGAAAAAGCAGTAGAAGATTGGTTAAATGTATTAAAAGCAGGTGGAACAAAAACACCAGTAGAACTTGCAAAAATGGCAGGAGTAGATATTACCACTGATAAACCTTTAAATGAAACAATAGATTATATTGGAAAGGTTATTGATGAAATAATTGAACTTACAAATCAAATAGAAGGAAATTAA
- a CDS encoding fumarylacetoacetate hydrolase family protein, whose protein sequence is MKIITFLYNNKEEIGIFTNEGILNINEISLSKNFSDMIDFIKNSTEDDLKIIKESKPNINIDDIKLLSPIIRPVHDIICVGRNYMDHIKEINKDNEEIDLKNFKLNYFSKRANTIRSTKEDINGRFDLDSKIDYEAELAVIIGKKAKNIKRENIKEYIFGFSIFNDLTSRKIQKEHKQWFLGKSLDDYSILGPFIVTIDEFKFPIELDIQSKVNGEIRQNSNTKYMIKTIEDIIVELSSHMTLEPGDIISTGTPSGVGMGFNPPKFLKSGDIVECSIEQIGVLETRIK, encoded by the coding sequence TTGAAGATTATTACATTTCTATATAATAATAAAGAAGAAATTGGTATTTTTACTAATGAGGGTATTTTAAATATAAATGAAATTAGTTTATCAAAAAATTTTTCAGATATGATAGATTTCATAAAAAATAGTACAGAAGATGATTTGAAAATTATAAAAGAAAGTAAACCTAATATTAATATAGATGACATCAAATTACTTTCACCTATAATAAGACCGGTTCACGATATAATTTGTGTTGGGAGAAATTATATGGATCATATTAAAGAAATAAATAAAGATAATGAAGAAATAGATTTGAAAAATTTTAAATTAAACTATTTTAGTAAAAGAGCAAATACAATAAGGTCTACAAAAGAAGATATAAATGGAAGATTTGATTTGGATTCTAAAATTGATTATGAAGCAGAGCTTGCAGTTATTATTGGAAAAAAAGCTAAAAATATTAAAAGAGAAAATATTAAAGAATATATATTTGGATTTTCTATTTTTAATGATTTAACTTCTAGAAAAATTCAAAAAGAGCATAAACAATGGTTTTTAGGTAAGAGTTTAGATGATTATTCAATACTTGGACCATTTATTGTAACGATAGATGAATTTAAGTTTCCTATAGAGTTAGATATACAATCTAAAGTAAATGGAGAAATAAGACAAAATTCAAACACTAAATATATGATAAAAACTATAGAAGATATAATAGTAGAGTTATCTTCTCACATGACTTTAGAGCCTGGAGATATTATTTCTACAGGGACACCTTCTGGAGTAGGCATGGGATTTAATCCTCCAAAATTTTTAAAATCAGGAGATATAGTTGAGTGTAGTATAGAGCAAATTGGAGTCCTGGAGACTAGAATAAAATAA
- a CDS encoding vanadium-dependent haloperoxidase, whose protein sequence is MGQCKNKDLKRKWSELSYAGEKRVPQGISPFAGTWPLYYFDRNQKGKFIALDGKEIAFEILSPDNFNFDKELLVVKETLDNLTPLEKRKAEYWGDGPATKQWTPIIDRLIDTYGLGPIRASRVLAAVHGAINDAFVITWYFKYLWDIPRPNQLDQELYTEICTPKFPTYPSGHSVVAGAVEIVLSYFFSTESDKLKELAEENSNSRLYGGVHFPADLTEGLKLGRQIGEIIVSVLQKQYDGNQSLIDINITEDLDADLVPPPYEQVIEFPSRARDCNLPLLDDYYRYSLEVELDNEEL, encoded by the coding sequence ATGGGGCAATGTAAGAATAAGGATTTAAAAAGAAAATGGTCTGAATTATCTTATGCAGGTGAGAAGAGAGTTCCTCAAGGTATAAGTCCTTTTGCAGGAACATGGCCTCTTTATTATTTTGATAGAAATCAAAAAGGCAAATTTATAGCATTAGATGGTAAAGAAATTGCATTTGAAATTTTATCTCCTGATAATTTTAATTTTGATAAAGAATTATTAGTTGTAAAAGAAACACTTGATAATCTTACACCACTTGAAAAAAGAAAAGCTGAATATTGGGGAGATGGTCCTGCTACAAAACAATGGACTCCTATAATAGACAGGCTAATAGACACTTATGGTTTAGGGCCTATAAGAGCATCTAGAGTACTTGCAGCTGTTCATGGGGCAATAAATGATGCCTTTGTTATTACTTGGTATTTTAAATATTTGTGGGATATTCCAAGACCAAACCAGCTTGATCAAGAATTATATACAGAAATATGTACACCTAAGTTTCCAACTTATCCTTCTGGACACTCAGTAGTAGCTGGAGCAGTAGAAATTGTATTAAGCTATTTCTTCTCCACTGAATCTGACAAGTTAAAGGAGTTAGCAGAAGAAAATTCAAATTCTAGATTATATGGTGGAGTACATTTTCCAGCAGATTTAACAGAAGGGTTAAAATTAGGTAGACAAATAGGTGAAATTATAGTATCTGTATTACAAAAACAATATGATGGAAATCAATCTTTAATTGATATAAATATAACTGAAGATTTAGATGCTGATCTTGTTCCTCCACCATATGAACAAGTTATCGAGTTTCCATCAAGAGCTCGTGATTGTAATTTACCTCTTTTAGATGATTATTATAGATATAGTTTAGAGGTTGAATTAGATAATGAAGAATTATAG
- a CDS encoding DUF4153 domain-containing protein translates to MNIIEGFKKLPNRISESLKRFPISLLYSVLTVCLLIYINHNEFLFRDDGDLYSRIAMILALGIPLSLSIYVFFETKDNVKKSIEILGHIFTPIILIGYYFLLLNEIDYVSGTRYTAYMIAFFIIFSFIPYIKRKHNYELYVIRLFSRFIVTYVYSVVLYLGLAAILTTINLLFNADIPGKIFADIAFVVAGIFAPAFFLADIPKKGDKITIRSFPKVLKVLLEYIVLPLISIYTIILYVYFGKIIITSQLPQNIIGNLVLWYSIIMTIVLFFIYPLKGQSKWINNFIKIFPKAIIPLIGMMFWAVALRINAYGITEDRYFVIAVGIWVTGVMIYYSLKKDIRNIWVTISLALIIIISVTGPISAYSVSKWSQNNRFEKLLKSNNMLTDSLDINPNENVSEDVQREVSSIIRYFLNYHSLDDIRFLSDGFDLREMEDVFGFDLKEDHMYPYQNRNYFNHILEDERIISIEDYDYFTFYTTYEPQSAKIFGGDYSVKYSSSNDEIVIKNNDNEIYTKNINDIARKIHKDSSNKDILDMNDMKFTDQNNDIKVQILFKNINGNNTNSNENIEIERVEFFVFIKIK, encoded by the coding sequence ATGAATATCATTGAAGGGTTTAAAAAATTACCTAATAGAATATCAGAAAGCTTAAAGAGGTTTCCAATATCTTTATTATATTCAGTGCTTACAGTTTGTTTACTAATTTATATAAATCATAATGAATTTTTATTTAGAGATGATGGGGATTTATATTCAAGAATAGCAATGATACTTGCCCTTGGAATACCACTTAGTTTATCAATATATGTATTTTTTGAAACCAAAGATAATGTGAAAAAATCTATTGAAATCTTAGGACATATATTTACTCCTATAATTTTAATAGGATATTATTTTTTATTATTAAACGAAATCGATTATGTTTCTGGAACTAGATATACAGCATACATGATAGCTTTTTTCATAATCTTTAGTTTTATACCTTATATTAAGAGAAAACATAATTATGAATTATATGTTATAAGGTTATTTTCTAGATTTATAGTTACATATGTCTATTCAGTAGTGCTTTATTTAGGGCTTGCAGCGATACTTACTACAATTAATTTATTATTTAATGCAGACATACCTGGTAAGATTTTTGCTGATATTGCATTTGTAGTAGCTGGAATTTTTGCACCTGCATTTTTCTTAGCAGATATTCCAAAAAAAGGTGATAAAATTACTATTAGAAGTTTTCCAAAAGTATTAAAGGTTTTACTTGAATACATAGTACTTCCTTTGATATCTATATACACAATTATTTTATATGTATATTTTGGGAAAATAATTATTACATCTCAATTACCACAAAATATAATTGGTAATTTAGTATTGTGGTATTCAATTATAATGACTATAGTATTATTTTTCATATATCCACTTAAAGGTCAAAGTAAATGGATAAATAATTTTATAAAAATATTTCCAAAAGCAATTATTCCTTTAATTGGCATGATGTTTTGGGCTGTAGCTTTAAGGATAAATGCTTATGGTATAACAGAAGATAGATATTTTGTAATAGCAGTAGGTATTTGGGTTACAGGAGTTATGATATATTATTCTTTAAAGAAAGATATAAGGAATATTTGGGTTACAATATCCCTTGCACTTATAATTATAATATCTGTTACAGGTCCAATAAGTGCTTATTCAGTTTCGAAATGGAGTCAAAATAATAGATTTGAAAAATTACTTAAAAGTAATAATATGTTAACAGATTCATTAGATATAAATCCAAATGAAAATGTAAGTGAAGATGTGCAAAGAGAAGTTAGCAGTATAATACGGTATTTTCTAAACTATCATTCACTTGATGATATAAGATTTCTTTCAGATGGTTTTGATTTACGTGAGATGGAAGATGTATTTGGCTTTGATTTAAAAGAAGACCATATGTATCCTTATCAAAATAGAAATTACTTTAACCATATATTAGAAGATGAAAGGATTATATCAATAGAGGATTATGATTATTTTACTTTCTATACTACTTATGAACCACAAAGTGCAAAGATATTTGGTGGAGACTATTCTGTAAAATATAGTAGCAGTAATGATGAGATTGTTATAAAAAACAATGATAATGAAATCTATACAAAAAATATAAATGATATAGCAAGAAAAATTCATAAAGATAGTTCAAACAAAGATATATTAGATATGAATGATATGAAATTTACAGATCAGAATAATGATATCAAAGTGCAAATATTATTCAAAAATATAAATGGAAATAATACAAATTCAAATGAAAATATAGAAATAGAAAGAGTAGAATTTTTTGTATTTATAAAAATAAAATAA
- a CDS encoding MogA/MoaB family molybdenum cofactor biosynthesis protein → MFTVGIITSSDKGSKGEREDLSGKVIKEIVESKGYTVSKYIVLPDDEEELTSEMIKMSDDLKLDLILTTGGTGFSKSDVTPEATRNVVTKLTPGISEAIRYYSLSITKRAMLSRAISGIRNETLIVNLPGSPKAVRESLDYIIDALDHGLEILKNKTNECAR, encoded by the coding sequence ATGTTTACAGTTGGAATAATAACATCAAGTGATAAGGGTTCAAAAGGTGAACGAGAAGATTTAAGTGGAAAAGTTATAAAAGAAATAGTAGAAAGTAAAGGATATACTGTATCAAAGTACATAGTACTTCCTGATGATGAAGAGGAATTAACTAGTGAAATGATAAAGATGAGTGATGACTTAAAATTAGATTTAATTTTAACTACTGGTGGAACTGGTTTTAGTAAGAGTGATGTAACTCCTGAAGCTACAAGGAATGTTGTAACAAAATTAACACCTGGCATCTCTGAAGCTATAAGATATTATAGTCTCAGTATAACTAAAAGGGCAATGTTATCTCGTGCTATCTCTGGAATAAGAAATGAAACATTAATAGTGAACTTACCAGGTAGCCCAAAAGCAGTTAGAGAATCTCTTGACTATATTATAGATGCATTAGATCATGGATTAGAAATACTTAAAAACAAAACAAATGAATGTGCTAGATAA
- a CDS encoding substrate-binding domain-containing protein has product MKKISKLLLAVLLTIISILGCTDIENKVEQNELILATTTSTRDSGLLDHILPYFEEKYNIKVKVIAVGTGKSLEMGKNGEADVLLTHAKDSEMDFLKEGHGMKRVEVMYNDFILVGPNSDSLNIKRKYNDDIYKALETIYNQNEYKFISRGDDSGTHKKELKIWNEIGIKPKGNFYIENGSGMADTLKMTDEKQAYTLTDRGTYLSMKNEIELDILVEGNDILFNQYSVTTVNSEKNEYINSEGAKNFQNWFSSKDIQAIIGEYGREEYGEVLFTPNAK; this is encoded by the coding sequence TTGAAAAAGATTAGTAAACTCTTATTAGCAGTATTATTAACAATTATTTCCATTTTAGGTTGTACTGATATAGAAAATAAAGTAGAACAAAATGAACTTATACTGGCTACAACTACAAGTACACGTGATAGTGGATTATTAGACCATATTTTGCCTTATTTTGAAGAGAAATATAATATAAAAGTTAAAGTCATTGCAGTAGGAACAGGAAAATCATTAGAAATGGGCAAAAATGGTGAAGCAGATGTATTATTAACTCATGCAAAAGATTCAGAGATGGATTTTTTAAAAGAAGGACATGGAATGAAACGAGTAGAAGTAATGTATAATGATTTTATTCTAGTAGGTCCAAATAGTGATTCATTAAATATAAAGAGAAAATATAACGATGATATATATAAAGCACTGGAAACTATTTACAATCAAAATGAATATAAATTTATATCTAGGGGAGATGATTCTGGTACCCACAAAAAAGAATTAAAAATATGGAATGAAATAGGGATAAAACCAAAGGGGAATTTTTACATAGAAAATGGCTCAGGGATGGCTGATACTTTAAAGATGACAGATGAAAAGCAGGCTTATACCTTAACAGATAGAGGAACATATCTTTCAATGAAAAATGAAATAGAGTTGGATATATTGGTAGAAGGAAATGATATATTGTTTAATCAATATTCAGTAACTACAGTAAATTCAGAAAAAAATGAATACATAAATAGCGAAGGAGCTAAAAATTTTCAAAATTGGTTTTCATCAAAAGATATACAAGCAATAATAGGGGAATATGGAAGAGAAGAATATGGTGAAGTTTTATTTACACCAAATGCAAAATAA
- a CDS encoding ABC transporter permease, translating into MDYISEGFIQAMELLLSFDAEIYRIIFLSLFVSTLATVIASIISIPIGIYLGIKEFRGKRLFSRLTYTFMSIPSVIVGLIVALMLSRRGPLGFLDLLYTPIAMVIAQTFLVIPLILGLTYNLSKNRGKEIEKIGITLGANKFRIVVLIIRELKIDIFMNVVTSFSRAISEVGAVMIVGGNIKGFTRVITTSITMFNSMGHYSMAIALGLVLLVISFGINSIIYSYSEEE; encoded by the coding sequence ATGGATTATATAAGTGAAGGTTTTATTCAAGCTATGGAGCTATTACTGAGTTTTGATGCAGAAATATATAGAATAATTTTTTTATCACTTTTTGTCTCTACTTTAGCAACTGTAATAGCATCTATAATATCAATTCCCATAGGAATTTATTTAGGAATTAAAGAATTTAGAGGTAAGCGGTTATTTTCACGACTTACTTATACCTTTATGAGTATTCCGTCAGTTATAGTAGGTTTAATAGTTGCACTTATGCTATCTAGAAGAGGTCCACTTGGATTTCTAGATTTATTATATACACCTATAGCCATGGTAATAGCTCAAACTTTTTTAGTGATACCATTGATTTTAGGTCTTACTTATAATTTATCTAAAAATAGAGGAAAGGAAATCGAAAAAATTGGAATAACCCTTGGGGCAAATAAATTTAGAATTGTCGTTTTAATAATTAGAGAGCTTAAAATAGATATTTTTATGAATGTTGTTACTAGTTTTTCAAGAGCAATCTCAGAAGTTGGAGCAGTTATGATTGTAGGAGGAAATATAAAAGGCTTTACAAGAGTAATAACTACATCAATAACTATGTTTAATTCAATGGGACATTATTCTATGGCTATAGCCTTAGGACTTGTATTACTTGTTATTTCTTTTGGAATAAATAGCATTATATATAGTTATAGTGAGGAAGAATAA
- a CDS encoding ATP-binding cassette domain-containing protein, with protein MDIFLKDIRKYYKERKILNIDKLTIEKKKITGIIGPNGAGKSTLINIIAGLDNKFSGQVEYSGKKLDDYLYKKITLVNQKPYLFKRSVYDNIAYPLKIRGYEKEHLKNKVEDMIKKFDIDDLRYKKAHKLSGGESQKVSLARALVFNPKLLLLDEPTSNIDPDSIKVMEREIINFNKSSNSTVIIITHNMSQAKRICNKLVYLSKGDVIENGIL; from the coding sequence ATGGATATATTTTTAAAAGATATAAGAAAATATTATAAAGAAAGAAAAATATTAAATATAGATAAATTAACTATAGAGAAGAAAAAGATAACAGGAATAATAGGCCCAAATGGTGCAGGGAAATCAACACTTATAAATATAATAGCAGGTCTTGATAATAAGTTTTCTGGACAAGTTGAATATTCAGGAAAAAAATTAGATGATTATTTATACAAAAAGATTACATTAGTAAATCAAAAACCATATCTTTTTAAAAGAAGTGTTTATGATAATATAGCTTATCCTTTAAAAATAAGAGGATATGAGAAAGAACATCTAAAAAACAAAGTGGAAGATATGATTAAGAAATTTGATATAGATGACTTAAGATATAAAAAAGCACATAAATTATCAGGAGGAGAATCACAAAAAGTATCCCTTGCAAGAGCTCTAGTATTTAATCCTAAGTTATTATTGTTAGATGAACCTACATCAAATATAGATCCTGATTCTATAAAAGTAATGGAAAGAGAAATAATAAATTTTAATAAAAGTAGTAACTCTACAGTAATAATAATAACCCACAATATGAGTCAAGCAAAAAGAATTTGTAATAAACTCGTCTATTTAAGCAAAGGAGATGTAATAGAAAATGGTATTCTCTAA
- a CDS encoding molybdopterin molybdotransferase MoeA yields the protein MVFSKLDSIDQAKSKFKKGLEDFLIETEKINIIDGLDRILAEDIKSNIDIPEFNRSTKDGYAIRCSNIKQRKIIGQVNMGEKTDLEIKSNQAIYIPTGGMVPKGSDGIIMIEDVHKKDNILLLNKKIFLGENINFKGDEMKKGELLFSKGRKLTPSDIGTFASIGMSKIEVYKKLEFSIISTGDEIVDIDSNVGNGKIRDVNKYSLSTEIKRIGGKVSSSEIVKDDFELIRKATKRALEISDIVLISGGSSVGKKDYTLKVIESFDNSEVFVHGVSIKPGKPTIISKVGEKIVIGLPGHPTSSLIVFKAFIENFLNEKLNVDYGIRKIKAIIKENFENRTSRETYQLVSLEEDKEAFYATPIKGTSGMIYTLSKSHGYVIIKGEEEGLKKGEKRDVFFL from the coding sequence ATGGTATTCTCTAAACTCGATAGTATAGATCAAGCAAAATCAAAATTTAAGAAGGGACTAGAAGATTTTTTAATCGAAACAGAAAAAATCAATATAATAGATGGATTAGATAGGATATTAGCAGAAGATATCAAATCAAATATAGATATACCAGAATTTAATCGTTCTACTAAAGACGGATATGCTATAAGATGTTCCAATATAAAACAAAGAAAAATAATCGGACAAGTAAATATGGGAGAAAAAACTGATTTAGAAATAAAAAGTAACCAAGCAATATATATTCCTACAGGTGGAATGGTTCCAAAGGGATCAGATGGTATTATAATGATTGAAGATGTTCATAAGAAAGACAATATATTGTTACTAAATAAAAAGATATTTCTTGGTGAAAATATTAATTTCAAAGGTGATGAAATGAAAAAAGGAGAACTTTTATTTTCTAAAGGAAGAAAGTTAACTCCATCTGATATTGGAACATTTGCATCAATAGGTATGAGTAAAATAGAAGTGTACAAAAAGCTTGAATTTTCGATTATATCTACAGGGGATGAAATAGTAGATATAGATTCTAATGTAGGAAATGGGAAAATAAGAGATGTAAATAAATATTCACTTTCTACTGAAATAAAAAGAATCGGAGGAAAAGTGTCAAGCAGTGAAATTGTAAAAGATGATTTTGAATTAATAAGAAAAGCAACTAAAAGAGCTTTAGAAATTTCTGATATAGTATTGATATCAGGAGGTAGTTCTGTAGGGAAAAAAGATTATACTTTAAAAGTCATTGAGTCATTTGATAATAGTGAAGTATTTGTTCATGGAGTTTCAATAAAACCAGGAAAACCTACTATAATATCAAAAGTAGGAGAAAAAATTGTAATAGGCCTCCCGGGACATCCTACTTCTTCTCTTATAGTATTTAAAGCTTTTATAGAAAACTTTTTGAATGAGAAATTAAATGTAGATTATGGTATAAGAAAAATAAAGGCAATAATAAAAGAAAATTTTGAAAATCGTACAAGTAGAGAAACTTATCAATTGGTAAGTTTAGAAGAAGATAAAGAAGCTTTCTATGCAACTCCTATAAAAGGCACATCTGGAATGATATATACTTTATCTAAATCTCATGGATATGTTATAATTAAAGGTGAAGAAGAAGGGTTGAAAAAAGGGGAAAAGAGAGATGTGTTTTTTTTATAA
- the moaA gene encoding GTP 3',8-cyclase MoaA, whose amino-acid sequence MKDSFGRDINYLRISITDRCNLRCKYCMPAHGIYKCNHNDLLSLEEIELIAKEFVKLGIEKIRITGGEPLIRKGVIKLISNLSKVEGLKDISMTTNGLLLERYAQDLKNSGLNRVNISLDTLNKEKYKIITRGGNLDKVFKGIKKAKEIGLTPIKINTVLIGGFNDDEIENFVYLTSNENIDVRFIELMPIGEASKWANENFISSDEVLNRIKTLEKIKNHDLSSPALYYKLPEGKGRVGIINPISCKFCEYCNRIRLTSQGNLKLCLHSSREIDLKHAIRNGESINNIILNSILEKPESHRLEDGKYIEKNMNQIGG is encoded by the coding sequence ATGAAAGATAGTTTTGGTAGAGATATAAATTATTTAAGAATATCAATTACAGATAGATGTAATTTGAGATGTAAATACTGTATGCCAGCCCATGGAATATATAAATGTAATCATAATGATTTACTCTCTTTAGAAGAAATAGAATTAATAGCAAAAGAATTTGTTAAGTTAGGAATAGAAAAAATCAGAATAACAGGTGGTGAACCACTTATAAGAAAAGGTGTAATAAAACTGATATCTAATCTATCTAAAGTAGAGGGGTTAAAGGATATATCTATGACAACAAATGGACTTCTTTTAGAGAGGTATGCACAAGATTTGAAAAATTCAGGATTAAATAGAGTTAATATATCTTTAGATACCTTAAATAAAGAAAAATATAAAATCATAACGAGAGGTGGAAACCTAGATAAAGTTTTCAAAGGAATAAAAAAAGCTAAAGAAATTGGACTTACACCTATAAAAATAAATACTGTACTAATCGGTGGATTTAATGATGATGAAATAGAAAATTTTGTATATTTAACAAGTAACGAAAATATAGATGTGCGTTTTATAGAACTTATGCCTATAGGTGAAGCTTCAAAGTGGGCAAATGAAAACTTCATTTCAAGTGATGAAGTTTTAAATAGAATAAAAACATTAGAAAAAATAAAAAATCATGATTTATCATCTCCAGCATTATATTATAAATTACCAGAAGGAAAGGGGAGAGTCGGGATAATTAATCCCATTAGCTGTAAATTTTGCGAATATTGTAACAGAATAAGACTTACTTCTCAAGGTAATCTTAAGCTTTGTCTTCATTCAAGTAGGGAGATAGATTTAAAGCATGCTATTAGAAATGGAGAAAGTATAAATAATATTATATTAAATTCTATATTGGAAAAACCAGAATCACATCGTTTAGAAGATGGGAAATATATAGAAAAAAATATGAATCAGATAGGGGGTTAA
- the moaC gene encoding cyclic pyranopterin monophosphate synthase MoaC, with amino-acid sequence MKFTHFNEKGRAHMVEVGEKNDTKRVAIARGTIKMKKETINSINNGMIKKGDVLSVSQIAGIMGAKKTSDIIPMCHNIFLTGADISFTINEEQIEIETTVKTIGKTGVEMEALMAVNIAAMTIYDMCKAIDKDMVITNVRLIEKTGGKSGDYIRGE; translated from the coding sequence ATGAAATTTACTCATTTTAATGAAAAAGGTAGAGCTCATATGGTAGAAGTAGGAGAAAAAAATGATACTAAAAGAGTAGCCATAGCTAGAGGAACAATAAAGATGAAAAAAGAAACAATTAATAGTATAAATAATGGGATGATAAAAAAAGGAGATGTATTGTCAGTTTCTCAAATAGCAGGTATAATGGGGGCAAAAAAAACAAGTGATATAATTCCAATGTGTCATAATATATTCTTAACAGGAGCAGATATTAGTTTTACAATAAATGAAGAACAAATAGAAATAGAAACTACTGTTAAGACAATAGGTAAAACTGGAGTTGAAATGGAAGCTTTAATGGCTGTAAATATTGCTGCAATGACAATATATGATATGTGTAAAGCTATAGATAAAGATATGGTTATAACAAACGTAAGACTTATAGAAAAGACTGGTGGTAAAAGTGGCGATTATATAAGGGGAGAATAA